The following are from one region of the Prevotella communis genome:
- a CDS encoding S41 family peptidase, producing the protein MNRRIKTILISLLMLPLTVTAQTNHQLEVGKNLDIFNALYSNLDLFYVDTLNPKQTMTAAIDGMLRSLDPYTEYYPEEETKNLKMMLTGKYAGIGALVKYHTRLKHVVIDEPYEGMPAAEVGLKKGDIILSIDDSVMTDKQVSYVSSHLRGDAGTTFVLKVKRPSTGKEMKFKITRRNIKLPELPYWGMRPDSIGYINLNQFTEGCAKSVRRAFVELKQQGAKGLVFDLRGNGGGSEMEAVDIVNIWVPQEQTVVENRGKVRQANRVYKTRLEPVDTVMPIVVLVNGETASASEITSGALQDLDRAVVLGTRTYGKGLVQVPLDLPYNANVKITTSHYYIPSGRCIQAVNYKRNGKERIADSLTNVFYTRGGREVRDGGGIKPDVELKNDTMPNIAYYLSAGGLDSTEVLFDYVVDYIDHHPTIAPAKDFHLTDADWQAFRQRVIESGFSYDPVSQKQFDELVKTAKFEGYYDDAKEAFEALEKKLKHDVASDLDKHRETIQQILELDIVGAYYYQRGSIEAGLNYDKQLKEAERLLKTPAEYRKILEPRQKK; encoded by the coding sequence ATGAACAGGCGTATAAAAACCATACTGATATCACTACTGATGTTGCCCCTGACAGTCACAGCTCAGACCAATCATCAGTTGGAGGTGGGTAAAAATCTCGATATTTTCAATGCGTTGTACAGTAATCTGGATCTGTTTTACGTGGATACATTGAATCCCAAGCAGACCATGACGGCAGCCATTGACGGGATGTTGCGCTCACTGGACCCCTATACCGAGTATTATCCTGAGGAGGAGACCAAGAACCTGAAGATGATGCTGACGGGTAAGTATGCGGGTATTGGTGCGCTGGTGAAATATCACACCCGCTTGAAGCATGTGGTGATTGACGAGCCCTACGAGGGGATGCCTGCAGCAGAGGTGGGCTTGAAGAAGGGTGATATCATCCTGAGTATTGATGACTCCGTGATGACCGACAAGCAGGTGTCGTATGTCAGTTCGCATCTGCGTGGTGATGCCGGCACCACCTTCGTGCTGAAGGTGAAGCGCCCCTCTACCGGTAAGGAGATGAAGTTCAAGATTACCCGTAGGAATATCAAGTTGCCCGAACTGCCTTATTGGGGCATGCGTCCAGACTCTATAGGCTATATCAACCTAAACCAGTTTACCGAGGGCTGCGCCAAGAGTGTGCGTCGTGCCTTCGTGGAACTGAAACAGCAGGGTGCCAAGGGACTGGTGTTCGACCTCCGCGGTAATGGCGGCGGTTCCGAGATGGAGGCTGTGGATATCGTGAATATCTGGGTGCCCCAGGAACAGACCGTCGTAGAGAACCGTGGAAAGGTGCGTCAGGCCAACCGTGTGTATAAGACGCGCCTGGAGCCAGTGGATACAGTGATGCCTATCGTGGTGCTGGTGAATGGCGAGACAGCCTCGGCTTCAGAGATTACCAGTGGTGCGCTGCAGGACCTGGACCGTGCAGTAGTATTAGGTACGCGTACGTACGGTAAGGGACTGGTGCAGGTGCCCCTTGACCTGCCCTATAATGCCAACGTGAAGATTACCACCTCTCATTATTATATCCCCTCTGGCCGTTGTATCCAGGCGGTGAACTATAAGCGTAACGGTAAGGAGCGTATTGCCGATTCCCTGACGAACGTCTTCTATACCCGTGGCGGACGTGAGGTGCGCGATGGCGGCGGCATCAAGCCCGATGTGGAACTGAAGAACGACACCATGCCGAATATCGCCTATTACCTCTCGGCTGGCGGACTGGATTCTACGGAGGTGCTCTTCGATTATGTGGTGGACTATATTGATCATCACCCCACGATAGCACCCGCAAAGGACTTCCATCTGACTGATGCCGACTGGCAGGCATTCCGCCAGCGAGTCATAGAGAGTGGTTTCTCTTACGACCCCGTGTCGCAGAAACAGTTTGACGAACTGGTAAAGACGGCGAAGTTCGAGGGCTACTACGACGATGCCAAGGAGGCTTTCGAGGCTCTGGAGAAGAAGCTGAAGCACGACGTGGCCAGCGACCTGGATAAGCATCGTGAAACCATCCAGCAGATTCTGGAACTCGACATCGTTGGAGCCTATTATTACCAGCGTGGCAGCATTGAGGCAGGGCTCAATTACGACAAGCAGTTGAAGGAAGCCGAGCGCCTGTTGAAGACCCCTGCTGAATATCGTAAAATACTGGAACCTAGGCAGAAAAAGTAA
- the rimP gene encoding ribosome assembly cofactor RimP codes for MITKETLKTLTEEWLQGQSGYFLVDIEMCDDDRIVIEIDHADGVWIEDCAALSRFLQEKVGDEMGDYELEVGSAGLGQPFKVEQQYANHVGDDVEVIDADGKKIVGVLKSVEGRTFVISTQEKQIPEGKKRPVKVEVDKTYSMDEVKSTKYVLNFK; via the coding sequence ATGATAACGAAAGAGACATTAAAGACTTTAACGGAAGAGTGGCTGCAAGGTCAGTCGGGCTACTTCCTGGTAGACATTGAGATGTGTGATGACGACCGTATCGTCATCGAGATCGACCATGCCGATGGCGTATGGATTGAGGATTGTGCCGCATTGAGCCGTTTCCTTCAGGAGAAGGTAGGCGACGAGATGGGCGACTATGAATTGGAGGTAGGCAGTGCCGGTTTGGGACAGCCTTTCAAGGTGGAGCAGCAGTATGCTAACCACGTTGGCGATGATGTAGAAGTTATTGATGCCGATGGCAAGAAGATTGTAGGTGTGCTGAAAAGCGTAGAGGGCCGTACGTTCGTCATTTCTACTCAGGAGAAGCAGATTCCTGAGGGCAAGAAGCGCCCTGTGAAAGTGGAAGTAGACAAGACTTACTCTATGGATGAGGTAAAATCTACAAAGTACGTGTTGAATTTTAAATAA
- the nusA gene encoding transcription termination factor NusA, producing the protein MATKKEIAGPSMFETFQEFKETKNIDRTTLVSVLEESFRNVLAKMFGSDENFDVIVNPDKGDFEIHRNRVVVADGDVKDENKEISLTEAQKIEPDYEVGEEVSEAVDFTKFGRRAILNLRQTLASKILELDHDALYQKYKDKVGTVISGEVYQMWKREVLLMDDEGNELHLLKGDQIPSDTYRKGETVRAVVKEVQNENNNPRIMLSRTSPEFLKRLLEAEVPEIADGLIAIRRVARMPGERAKIAVESFDDRIDPVGACVGVKGSRVHGIVRELGGENIDVINYTSNVQLFIQRALSPAKVTSITLDEANHKAEVYLQPEEVSLAIGKGGMNIKLASMLTEHTIDVFRVVNEGETDEDIYLDEFSDEIDQWVIDAIKALGYDTAKEVLNAPRELLIEKADLEEETVDHLLEVLRAEFE; encoded by the coding sequence ATGGCAACAAAGAAAGAAATTGCAGGTCCCAGCATGTTTGAGACCTTTCAGGAGTTTAAGGAAACCAAGAATATTGACCGTACCACATTGGTGAGCGTGCTCGAGGAGAGCTTCCGCAATGTGCTGGCCAAGATGTTTGGTTCTGACGAGAACTTCGACGTGATTGTAAACCCTGACAAGGGTGACTTTGAGATCCACCGTAACCGTGTGGTAGTAGCCGATGGTGACGTGAAGGATGAAAACAAGGAGATTTCTCTCACCGAGGCTCAGAAGATTGAGCCCGACTACGAGGTAGGCGAGGAGGTTAGTGAGGCTGTAGACTTCACTAAGTTCGGTCGTCGTGCTATCCTGAACCTGCGTCAGACGCTGGCTTCAAAGATTCTGGAGCTCGACCACGATGCCCTCTATCAGAAGTATAAGGATAAGGTAGGCACCGTTATCAGTGGTGAGGTTTACCAGATGTGGAAGCGCGAGGTGCTCCTCATGGACGATGAGGGTAACGAACTCCACCTGCTGAAGGGCGACCAGATTCCTTCTGACACCTATCGTAAGGGTGAGACCGTACGTGCCGTTGTGAAGGAGGTGCAGAACGAGAACAATAATCCTCGTATCATGCTGAGCCGTACCAGTCCTGAATTCCTGAAGCGTCTGCTCGAGGCTGAGGTGCCCGAGATCGCTGATGGCCTGATTGCTATCCGTCGCGTGGCCCGTATGCCAGGTGAGCGTGCCAAGATTGCCGTTGAGAGCTTCGACGACCGTATTGATCCCGTAGGCGCTTGTGTAGGTGTGAAGGGTAGTCGTGTACATGGTATCGTTCGTGAGCTTGGTGGTGAGAATATCGACGTGATCAACTACACCAGCAACGTGCAGCTGTTTATCCAGCGTGCCCTCTCTCCTGCCAAGGTTACCAGCATCACGCTCGACGAGGCTAACCACAAGGCTGAGGTTTACCTGCAGCCCGAGGAGGTTTCACTGGCTATCGGTAAGGGTGGTATGAACATCAAGCTGGCTTCTATGCTGACAGAGCACACCATCGATGTATTCCGTGTGGTTAACGAGGGTGAGACCGATGAGGATATCTACCTCGACGAGTTCAGCGACGAGATCGACCAGTGGGTTATCGATGCCATCAAGGCTCTGGGTTACGACACTGCTAAGGAAGTGCTCAACGCTCCTCGTGAGCTGCTCATTGAGAAGGCCGACCTCGAGGAAGAGACCGTTGACCATCTGCTGGAAGTGCTCCGTGCGGAGTTCGAATAA
- the infB gene encoding translation initiation factor IF-2, translating into MGVRLNKVLTELNIGLQTAVDFLKKKSSLGEIRDDATTNTKITDEQYEALVREFSGDKAVKTQAEKLFTKMKEKKDKKPAEKHAAPAQEKSDDAAPARQQFKPLGKIDLDSLNKPKAKAAEPVVETKPEPEAPAEPEAPVVKEEKKVEAVKPAEPEVAEPVKPAEPEPVKEEPVKAPVEEVSNDAPEAKEAEAPKAKETPAETEPANDGPEIFTLKSEAKLAPKVNVLGKIDLSTLNQSTRPKKKTKEEKRKQREEKAAQMHGGANNGQPGEKRKRERIRGGKVDIEEAAKQQQQGQNQNNNKKNKNKGGNQNFQDNNNNQQQGGKNKKNKNRQPVRSIEANEEDVARQVKETLARLTSKTSQNKKGAKYRKEKRDAVQERMSEEMAAEAAQSKVLKLTEFVTVSELATMMDVPVVKVIGTCMSVGIMVSINQRLNAETINLVAEEFGFTTEYVSAEVQEAITEEVDDENDLVSRAPIVTVMGHVDHGKTSLLDYIRNTNVIAGEAGGITQHIGAYNVTLKNGQSITFLDTPGHEAFTAMRARGAQVTDIAIIIVAADDSVMPTTKEAIAHAQAANVPMVFAINKIDKPGANPDKIREDLANMNLLVEEWGGKYQCQEISAKKGIGVYELLEKVLLEAEMLDLKANPNRKATGSIIESSLDKGRGYVSTVLVSNGTLKVGDVVIAGTAWGKVKAMFNERNQRIEKAGPAEPAIILGLNGAPTAGDSFHVMESEQEAREIANKRIQLQREQSLRTTTKLGLDELSHRIALGEFHELNIIVKGDTDGSIEALSDSFIKLSTEKVQVNVISKAVGQISENDVMLASASQAIIVGFQVRPSSEARRLAEREGVEINTYSIIYDAIDDVRSTMQGMLDKVKKEVVSGLIEVKQVFKISKVGTVAGGLVTEGKVHNKDKARVIRDGIVVHTAPIDALKRYKDDAKEVATGLECGISLVNFNDIQVGDMIETFTEIEVEQKL; encoded by the coding sequence ATGGGAGTAAGATTAAATAAAGTATTAACAGAACTGAATATAGGACTTCAAACGGCAGTTGATTTCCTGAAGAAAAAGAGCAGTCTGGGCGAGATTCGCGACGACGCTACCACCAATACCAAGATTACTGACGAGCAGTATGAGGCGCTGGTGCGTGAGTTTAGTGGCGACAAGGCCGTGAAGACGCAGGCCGAGAAACTCTTCACCAAGATGAAGGAGAAGAAGGATAAAAAGCCTGCTGAGAAACATGCGGCACCCGCTCAGGAGAAAAGCGACGACGCTGCACCTGCCCGTCAGCAGTTCAAGCCCCTGGGCAAGATAGACCTCGACAGTCTGAACAAGCCCAAGGCAAAGGCTGCCGAACCTGTTGTAGAGACAAAACCCGAGCCCGAGGCACCTGCCGAGCCCGAGGCTCCCGTAGTGAAGGAGGAGAAGAAAGTGGAGGCTGTAAAGCCTGCCGAGCCAGAGGTGGCAGAGCCCGTGAAGCCTGCAGAGCCAGAGCCTGTCAAGGAGGAACCTGTCAAGGCTCCTGTGGAGGAAGTGTCAAATGATGCTCCTGAGGCTAAGGAGGCTGAAGCACCCAAGGCAAAAGAAACTCCCGCAGAAACAGAGCCTGCTAACGATGGTCCTGAGATCTTCACCCTGAAGAGCGAGGCCAAGTTGGCTCCAAAGGTGAACGTACTGGGTAAGATTGACCTCTCAACCCTGAACCAGAGCACTCGTCCTAAGAAGAAGACGAAGGAGGAGAAGCGCAAGCAGCGCGAGGAGAAGGCTGCTCAGATGCATGGCGGTGCCAACAACGGACAGCCAGGCGAGAAGCGTAAGCGCGAGCGCATCCGTGGCGGTAAGGTTGACATTGAGGAGGCTGCAAAGCAGCAACAGCAGGGTCAGAACCAGAACAACAACAAGAAGAATAAGAACAAGGGAGGCAACCAGAACTTCCAGGACAATAACAACAACCAGCAGCAGGGCGGTAAGAACAAGAAGAACAAGAACCGCCAGCCTGTTCGCTCTATCGAGGCCAACGAAGAGGATGTTGCACGTCAGGTTAAGGAGACGCTGGCCCGTCTGACCTCAAAGACCTCTCAGAACAAGAAGGGTGCCAAGTACCGTAAGGAGAAGCGCGATGCCGTCCAGGAGCGTATGAGCGAGGAGATGGCAGCAGAGGCAGCACAGAGCAAGGTGCTGAAACTCACGGAGTTCGTTACGGTTTCTGAGCTTGCAACCATGATGGACGTACCTGTTGTGAAGGTCATCGGTACCTGTATGTCTGTGGGTATCATGGTGTCTATCAACCAGCGTCTGAATGCAGAGACCATCAACCTCGTTGCCGAGGAGTTCGGTTTCACCACAGAATATGTTTCTGCCGAGGTGCAGGAGGCTATCACCGAGGAGGTGGACGATGAGAACGATCTGGTTTCTCGTGCACCTATCGTCACGGTGATGGGACATGTTGACCACGGTAAGACTTCGTTGCTCGACTATATCCGCAATACCAATGTGATTGCCGGTGAGGCTGGTGGTATCACTCAGCACATTGGTGCTTACAACGTGACGCTGAAGAACGGTCAGAGCATCACCTTCCTGGATACTCCTGGTCACGAGGCCTTCACGGCTATGCGTGCCCGTGGTGCCCAGGTGACGGATATCGCTATCATCATCGTGGCTGCCGACGACTCTGTGATGCCTACTACCAAGGAGGCTATCGCTCACGCCCAGGCTGCCAACGTGCCAATGGTGTTTGCTATCAACAAAATCGATAAGCCAGGTGCCAACCCCGATAAGATTCGTGAGGACCTGGCCAATATGAACCTGCTCGTAGAGGAGTGGGGTGGTAAGTACCAGTGTCAGGAGATCAGTGCCAAGAAGGGTATTGGTGTCTATGAACTGCTGGAGAAGGTGCTGCTCGAGGCCGAGATGCTCGACCTGAAGGCTAATCCTAACCGTAAGGCTACAGGTTCTATCATCGAGTCTTCTCTCGACAAGGGTCGTGGCTATGTCTCTACCGTGCTTGTATCTAACGGTACGCTGAAGGTGGGCGACGTGGTGATTGCTGGTACTGCCTGGGGTAAGGTGAAGGCTATGTTCAATGAGCGTAACCAGCGCATCGAGAAGGCCGGTCCTGCCGAGCCAGCTATTATCCTGGGTCTCAACGGTGCTCCTACTGCTGGTGACTCGTTCCATGTGATGGAGAGTGAGCAGGAGGCTCGTGAGATTGCCAACAAGCGTATCCAGTTGCAGCGTGAGCAGAGCTTGCGTACCACGACGAAACTTGGTCTGGACGAACTCTCACACCGTATCGCTCTGGGTGAGTTCCATGAGCTCAATATCATCGTTAAGGGTGATACCGACGGTTCTATCGAGGCCCTCTCAGACTCGTTCATCAAGCTCTCTACGGAGAAGGTACAGGTCAACGTTATCTCTAAGGCCGTAGGTCAGATTTCAGAGAACGACGTGATGCTGGCATCTGCTTCTCAGGCTATCATCGTGGGCTTCCAGGTGCGTCCTTCAAGTGAGGCTCGCCGCTTGGCTGAGCGCGAGGGTGTGGAGATCAATACCTACTCAATCATCTACGATGCTATCGACGATGTGCGTTCTACCATGCAGGGTATGCTCGACAAGGTGAAGAAGGAGGTCGTTTCTGGTCTCATCGAGGTGAAGCAGGTATTCAAGATTTCAAAGGTGGGTACTGTTGCCGGTGGTCTGGTTACCGAGGGTAAGGTACACAACAAGGATAAGGCTCGCGTGATCCGTGATGGTATCGTGGTTCACACCGCTCCTATCGATGCTTTGAAGCGTTATAAGGACGATGCTAAGGAGGTGGCTACAGGTTTGGAGTGTGGTATCTCTCTGGTCAACTTCAACGATATCCAGGTGGGCGATATGATTGAGACGTTCACTGAGATTGAGGTGGAGCAGAAGTTGTAA
- a CDS encoding M15 family metallopeptidase has translation MKRKEFWTAFVLLCAVVVLSACGSNRDEDAVSPTDDSSQFVTLTDAVPDAILEIRYYGTYNFVGARIDGYLEPTALLTRVAADSLRAVSDDVISQGYRLKIYDAYRPQKGVDHFVRWAENVSDTLMKTFFYPDLDKSVLFEQEYIYEKSGHTRGSTVDLTLFDMQTEKELDMGGTFDWFGPESHPDFCGNPETGEYTGDNSKSPAGRSITPEQFRHRMILREAMLRHGFKPLDSEWWHFTLANEPFPDTYFTFPVKQLK, from the coding sequence ATGAAGAGGAAAGAATTTTGGACTGCTTTTGTGCTGCTTTGCGCTGTTGTGGTGCTGAGCGCATGTGGGTCAAATCGCGACGAGGATGCGGTCAGTCCTACTGATGATTCCAGTCAGTTTGTTACGCTCACCGATGCCGTGCCCGATGCCATCCTTGAGATACGTTATTACGGCACCTACAATTTCGTAGGTGCACGTATTGACGGCTACTTGGAGCCTACGGCACTGCTCACCCGTGTGGCTGCCGACAGCCTGCGTGCTGTCAGCGACGACGTCATCAGTCAGGGTTATCGCCTGAAGATCTATGATGCCTATCGTCCGCAGAAAGGTGTAGATCATTTTGTACGCTGGGCAGAGAATGTCTCTGACACGCTGATGAAGACCTTCTTCTATCCCGATCTTGACAAGAGCGTGCTCTTTGAGCAGGAGTATATCTACGAGAAGAGTGGGCATACGCGTGGCTCTACCGTTGACCTGACGCTCTTCGACATGCAGACAGAGAAGGAGCTGGATATGGGTGGCACGTTCGACTGGTTTGGCCCTGAGAGTCATCCTGACTTCTGTGGCAATCCTGAGACGGGCGAATACACAGGCGATAACTCAAAATCGCCAGCTGGTCGCAGCATCACCCCTGAGCAGTTTCGCCATCGCATGATTCTGCGCGAGGCTATGCTTCGTCATGGCTTCAAACCGCTGGACAGCGAGTGGTGGCACTTCACTTTAGCCAACGAACCATTCCCCGATACTTACTTCACTTTCCCAGTGAAGCAACTGAAGTAA
- a CDS encoding chitobiase/beta-hexosaminidase C-terminal domain-containing protein, whose protein sequence is MKHFNLLKTTLLLCALIVGSLSGWAEETTATLDMTKAQTSPVVVNGVTFSWTSSYIITGAASDASNGFGGKSGTADMTITIPEGKKLVGISKVNGNNWGSTNINVYAGTDTKGSLVTEIKQSTNSYTISTNNTGSTYYLVTSAKKNAWIKSLTIQYDDASTSGKKSVDAPTFSPAAGAITAGTTVTLTQATADEIRYTLDGTNPTKTTGTVYSSPIEITTPTTIKAIAVKGDDVSSVIAAEYTINVNSPEFNILSQGNYLNGTEVTLASAGNTIYYTTDNTTPTSSSIQYSSPISLDGKMTIKAIAYDSYGNSSGVVTRTMTGIAPATLPFSWAGGTTTEFTSMTGVIGGSLGNYSDNNRPYLVQMDKTGDYIEIFMDAKPIKLAIGVKMIGGGSTSKITVQESVNGVDFSDVEELTISGSQNSVVNLETSEDFSATTRVLKLLFTKGSNIGVGPISITSETSPVSISAAGFATFVSDFDLDYSSVPGLKAYKATVDGVTISFDKVTTVPAGEGVLLQGDEGTYDVPLTSGVTPWADDDNAFVRGTGAAVATGDGPYNYILNKVNGVVGFYKANGQTVAKNRAYLQSMTAAARISLNFDEETTGVSEVAKSDVNNKVFDLQGRHIAQPTKGLYIMNGRKVLVK, encoded by the coding sequence ATGAAACATTTTAACTTATTAAAAACGACGCTCCTGCTATGTGCCCTGATAGTAGGTAGTTTGAGTGGTTGGGCAGAAGAGACGACTGCAACTTTGGATATGACAAAAGCACAAACATCGCCAGTCGTTGTAAATGGAGTAACGTTCAGTTGGACTAGCTCTTATATTATAACAGGAGCAGCTTCCGATGCAAGTAATGGCTTTGGAGGTAAAAGTGGTACTGCAGACATGACTATCACTATTCCTGAAGGGAAAAAGTTGGTGGGAATTTCTAAAGTAAATGGAAACAACTGGGGCTCGACAAATATAAACGTTTACGCAGGTACGGATACAAAAGGTAGTTTGGTTACAGAGATTAAACAGTCTACAAATTCATATACAATTTCAACTAATAATACGGGTTCTACATATTATCTTGTAACCTCAGCTAAAAAAAATGCTTGGATAAAATCGTTAACTATTCAGTATGATGACGCCTCTACCAGTGGCAAAAAGTCTGTAGATGCTCCGACCTTCTCTCCTGCAGCAGGAGCAATCACGGCAGGAACAACGGTTACCTTGACACAAGCAACCGCTGATGAAATCCGTTACACGCTTGATGGTACAAATCCAACTAAGACCACGGGAACTGTATATTCGTCTCCTATTGAAATTACGACTCCTACTACGATAAAAGCCATTGCTGTCAAAGGTGATGATGTTAGCTCGGTGATTGCAGCCGAATATACAATTAATGTTAATTCGCCCGAATTCAATATCCTTTCTCAAGGAAACTATTTGAATGGTACAGAAGTAACGTTAGCTTCTGCTGGTAATACCATTTATTATACTACAGATAATACTACACCGACGAGTTCAAGTATACAATATTCTTCTCCTATTTCTCTTGATGGTAAGATGACAATTAAGGCAATCGCCTATGATTCTTATGGTAATTCAAGTGGGGTCGTTACTCGAACTATGACAGGTATAGCCCCAGCCACATTGCCTTTTAGTTGGGCTGGCGGTACAACAACTGAATTCACGAGTATGACGGGTGTTATAGGTGGTTCCCTTGGAAATTATTCTGATAATAATAGACCTTATCTTGTACAGATGGATAAGACGGGTGATTACATTGAAATCTTTATGGATGCAAAACCAATCAAGCTTGCAATTGGGGTTAAAATGATTGGCGGTGGATCTACCTCAAAGATTACAGTTCAGGAGTCTGTAAATGGAGTTGATTTTTCTGATGTTGAGGAACTTACAATAAGTGGCTCTCAAAACAGTGTAGTTAATCTCGAGACATCCGAAGACTTTTCTGCTACTACAAGAGTTTTAAAATTATTGTTTACGAAAGGAAGTAATATTGGTGTTGGCCCAATTAGTATAACTTCAGAAACTTCTCCCGTATCCATAAGCGCAGCAGGCTTTGCAACGTTTGTTAGTGATTTTGACTTGGATTATTCTTCTGTTCCTGGTTTGAAAGCATATAAGGCAACTGTAGATGGCGTCACTATTTCATTTGACAAAGTAACTACCGTTCCTGCAGGAGAGGGTGTTTTACTTCAGGGTGATGAAGGTACATATGATGTTCCTCTTACTTCTGGTGTTACTCCTTGGGCTGATGACGACAACGCATTCGTGCGTGGTACTGGTGCTGCTGTTGCAACAGGTGATGGTCCTTACAACTATATCTTGAACAAGGTTAATGGTGTTGTTGGCTTCTACAAGGCAAACGGCCAGACTGTTGCGAAGAACCGTGCATACTTGCAGAGCATGACTGCTGCTGCTCGTATCAGCCTGAACTTTGATGAGGAGACGACAGGTGTCTCTGAGGTAGCGAAGTCAGATGTCAATAACAAGGTATTTGATCTGCAGGGTCGTCATATTGCTCAGCCTACAAAGGGCCTGTATATTATGAATGGCCGCAAGGTACTTGTTAAATAA